In the Desulfomonilaceae bacterium genome, one interval contains:
- a CDS encoding type II toxin-antitoxin system HicB family antitoxin: MKYKIMLRLSEEGYSVSVAGLPGCWSQGATEQEAIENITDAIKEYLAAVDDLFPDSDVREIDVAV, translated from the coding sequence ATGAAATACAAAATTATGCTCAGACTTTCGGAAGAAGGATATAGCGTCTCTGTAGCGGGCCTACCCGGGTGTTGGTCGCAGGGCGCAACAGAGCAAGAGGCTATTGAAAACATAACCGATGCGATTAAAGAGTACTTAGCCGCTGTAGACGATTTGTTCCCGGACTCTGACGTTCGGGAAATAGATGTAGCAGTGTAG
- a CDS encoding type II toxin-antitoxin system HicA family toxin, with translation MGKIPGVDHLDAVRVLKKAGFSIIRQGKHIVMSDGLRILTIPRHNPVNAYTMGGIAHDAGLTQDEFRKLL, from the coding sequence GTGGGGAAAATACCCGGGGTTGATCATCTGGATGCTGTAAGGGTCCTGAAAAAAGCAGGTTTTAGTATCATTCGACAGGGGAAGCACATTGTCATGTCGGATGGTTTGCGAATTCTTACGATCCCCCGCCATAATCCTGTTAACGCCTATACCATGGGCGGTATCGCGCACGATGCTGGTTTAACACAGGATGAGTTCAGAAAGTTGCTTTAA
- a CDS encoding MerR family transcriptional regulator, with translation MIAGFGAKVVKDITGVSRMQLQHWDRTGIVRPSKKIGTGKGSRREYSFKDLVQLKVAKRLREEGISLQKIRKALEFLRKNFPDLKAPLAELRFLTNGFDIFVLTKEPKIILDALKGQFVFSFALGELIDGLKGSIRDLEIPGEEKVFVGERQFTAILKPDLEDGGYTVTCKEIPAAISQGETIQEALDNLVDAIELCLEAEAEIWGNIRQAK, from the coding sequence ATGATCGCTGGATTTGGAGCTAAGGTGGTTAAAGATATAACCGGTGTTTCCCGTATGCAACTCCAACATTGGGACAGAACAGGTATCGTGCGGCCCTCGAAAAAAATTGGAACTGGCAAAGGGTCGAGGAGGGAATACTCCTTCAAGGACCTGGTTCAGCTCAAGGTCGCCAAACGACTCCGAGAGGAAGGGATCAGCCTCCAGAAAATCAGAAAGGCCCTGGAATTTCTGCGAAAGAATTTTCCAGATTTGAAAGCGCCTTTAGCGGAATTGCGGTTTCTCACCAATGGCTTCGACATTTTCGTTTTGACGAAGGAGCCCAAAATCATTTTGGACGCCCTCAAAGGACAATTTGTATTTTCCTTTGCCCTTGGGGAACTCATTGACGGGCTCAAAGGCTCAATCAGGGACTTGGAGATTCCAGGAGAAGAGAAGGTATTTGTCGGCGAAAGACAGTTCACCGCGATTTTGAAACCGGATCTGGAAGATGGTGGATACACCGTGACCTGCAAAGAGATCCCGGCGGCGATTTCTCAGGGAGAGACTATTCAGGAAGCCCTGGACAACCTGGTAGACGCCATCGAGCTTTGTCTGGAGGCGGAGGCTGAAATCTGGGGAAATATACGTCAGGCAAAATGA
- a CDS encoding type II toxin-antitoxin system HicA family toxin → MNLTARQLKKVARKLGYQIKEGKKHVLVYGVSGLITTIPRGRIKPGTLAAILKQMGMSKEELTDLL, encoded by the coding sequence ATGAACCTCACTGCAAGGCAATTGAAGAAGGTGGCAAGGAAACTGGGCTACCAGATTAAGGAAGGAAAGAAGCATGTGCTGGTTTATGGCGTATCAGGGCTAATTACCACCATCCCCAGAGGGCGGATAAAACCGGGAACTCTGGCCGCAATACTGAAACAAATGGGGATGAGTAAAGAAGAATTGACTGATTTGCTCTGA